Proteins encoded in a region of the Pseudomonas syringae KCTC 12500 genome:
- a CDS encoding uracil-xanthine permease family protein, with protein MQPETLDNDDLIYGLNDRPKPWTALLAAFQHVLASFVGIITPPLIIGSTLGLTQYMPYLISMALMVSGTGTFIQARRPFGIGAGMICLQGTSFAFLGAVLSAGFLVKQRGGSPEDIMAMIFGVCFFGALVQIALSRCISQLRRVITPLVTGIVITLIGVSLIKVGVTDLGGGFDAPDFGAPVNLALGAFVLAVIIVLNRSTTPWVRLSAIIIGLAVGSLAAWFSGKLVPQPLHDLPLISVPMPFRFGFNFDWSAFLPVALIYLISSIETVGDLTANCMLARQPISGPSYLARLKGGVLGDGVSCMIAATFSAFPNTTFAQNNGVIQLTGVASRYVGLYIGAVLFVLGLFPHIGAIVQQIPKPVLGGATLVMFGSVAAAGVRILAQSPLDRRSMLIIATSLGVGLGIASQPALLHQLPKLVQNLFDSAITSGGITAIVMCLLIPESKVAAATTDDVPEPEPVEQPR; from the coding sequence ATGCAGCCTGAAACACTCGACAACGATGATCTGATCTACGGCCTGAACGATCGCCCCAAACCCTGGACGGCCCTATTGGCTGCGTTCCAGCACGTTCTCGCCAGCTTCGTGGGGATCATCACTCCGCCCCTGATCATCGGCTCGACCCTCGGCCTGACCCAATACATGCCGTACCTGATCAGCATGGCCTTGATGGTCTCGGGCACCGGTACGTTCATCCAGGCGCGCCGCCCGTTCGGTATCGGCGCGGGCATGATCTGCCTGCAAGGCACCAGCTTCGCGTTCCTGGGCGCCGTGTTGTCCGCAGGCTTTCTGGTCAAGCAGCGCGGCGGCAGCCCGGAGGACATCATGGCGATGATCTTCGGCGTGTGCTTTTTCGGTGCGCTGGTGCAGATCGCACTGAGTCGCTGCATTAGCCAGTTGCGAAGGGTCATCACGCCGCTGGTGACCGGCATTGTCATCACGCTGATTGGTGTGAGCCTGATCAAGGTGGGCGTGACAGACCTGGGCGGCGGCTTCGACGCGCCGGACTTTGGCGCCCCGGTGAATCTGGCGCTGGGCGCGTTCGTGCTGGCCGTGATCATTGTGCTCAATCGCTCGACTACGCCCTGGGTACGTTTGTCAGCCATCATCATCGGCCTGGCGGTCGGCAGTCTGGCCGCGTGGTTCAGCGGCAAACTGGTGCCGCAACCCCTTCACGACCTGCCATTGATCAGCGTTCCGATGCCCTTCCGCTTCGGCTTCAATTTCGACTGGAGCGCTTTCCTGCCTGTCGCGCTGATTTATCTGATCAGCAGCATCGAAACGGTCGGCGACCTGACCGCCAATTGCATGCTCGCGCGCCAGCCCATCAGCGGCCCGAGCTACCTGGCCCGCCTCAAGGGCGGCGTACTGGGCGATGGCGTCAGCTGCATGATCGCCGCGACCTTCAGCGCATTTCCCAATACCACCTTTGCGCAAAACAACGGTGTGATCCAGTTGACCGGCGTTGCCAGTCGCTACGTCGGGCTGTACATCGGCGCGGTGCTGTTCGTGCTCGGGCTGTTTCCGCACATTGGTGCCATCGTTCAGCAGATCCCTAAGCCGGTGCTCGGCGGCGCAACGCTGGTCATGTTCGGCAGCGTCGCGGCGGCCGGTGTACGCATTCTGGCCCAGTCGCCGCTCGACCGACGCAGCATGCTGATCATTGCGACGTCATTGGGTGTCGGTCTGGGCATTGCGTCGCAGCCTGCGCTGCTGCATCAATTGCCGAAACTGGTGCAGAACCTGTTCGATTCGGCCATCACCAGCGGCGGTATCACGGCCATTGTCATGTGCCTGCTGATTCCGGAAAGCAAAGTCGCCGCCGCTACGACCGACGACGTGCCGGAACCCGAACCTGTGGAGCAACCACGATAA